The genomic region TACGTTCGGAACGTTCGCACTGGATCTGCTGGCCCAGGACACGCCGCGCAACACAGGGCCCGACTTCGGCAAGGCCAGCCCGTTCGGCCTGCTGGTCTTGGTGCTGCTGCTGATCGGCACGTTCCTGCTGGTCCGCTCGATGAACAAGCACCTGCGCAAGGTGCCGGAGTCGTTCGACGAGAAGCGTCCCGAGCCCGGCCGGGCACCCGACGACGGCGCCACCGGCTTGGATGGGCAGACACCGGCCGACGGGACCACGCCCGACTCGGGCGGGGCGCCACGTGAGCCCGGCTGAGCCTCCCGGGCGCAACGAGCTCGCCGGGGCCATCAGCCCCTATCTTCGCCAGCACGCCGACAATCCGGTGCACTGGCGGCAGTGGACGCCCGAGGCCCTGGCCGAGGCGGTGGCCCGCGATGTGCCGATCCTGCTGTCGATCGGTTACGCCGCCTGCCACTGGTGCCATGTCATGGCCCATGAGTCGTTCGAGGACGGGCAGGTCGCGGCGGTGATGAACGCGGACTTCGTCTGCATCAAGGTCGACCGGGAGGAGCGGCCCGACCTCGACGCCGTCTACATGAACGCCACGGTCGCGCTGACCGGCCAGGGCGGCTGGCCGATGACCTGTTTCCTGACGCCCGACGGCAGGCCGTTCTTCTGCGGCACCTACTACCCAAAGCCCGGCTTCCTGCAACTGCTCGCTGCGGTGACCGAGACCTGGCGCACCCGTCGCAGCGAGGTCGAGCAGGCCTCCGACCGGATCACCGGTGAGCTTCGCTCGATGGCCACCGGTTTGCCGGGCGGGCCGCCGGTGCACCCGGCCCTGTGTGACCACGCGGTCGCCGCGGTGTTGGCCGACGAGGACGTCGAGCGCGGCGGCTTCGCCACCAACCGGGCCGCTGCGCCGAAGTTCCCGCCGTCGGCGTTGTTGGAGGCGCTGCTGCGCAGCCATGAACGCACGGGTGACCTGCTGCCGCTGGAGGCCGTCGAACGCACTTGCACGGCGATGGCGCGCGGTGGCATCTACGACCAGTTGGCCGGGGGTTTCGCGCGCTACAGCGTCGATGCGTCGTGGGTGGTGCCGCACTTCGAGAAGATGCTCTACGACAACGCGCTGCTGCTGCGCGTGTACGCACACTGGGCGCGCCGTACCGGAAGCACGTTGGCGCGCAGGGTGGCTGACGAGACGGCGCGGTTCCTGATCGACGACCTCGCGGTGGGCGGCATGTTCGCCTCGTCGCTGGACGCCGACGCCGACGGTGTGGAAGGGCTGACCTACGTCTTCACCCCCGCGCAGCTGCGCGAAGTCCTCGGAGCAGACGACGGCCGTTGGGCCGCAACGCTGTTCGCGGTCACCGACGCCGGAACTTTCGAGCACGGCACGTCGGTACTGCAGCTGCCACATGACCCCGACGACCCCGACCGCTTCGGCAGGGTGCGCACCGCGTTGCTGGCGTCACGGGTGACCCGCCCGCAGCCAGGCCGCGACGACAAGGTGGTCACGGCGTGGAACGGGCTGGCGATCACCGCGCTGGCCGAGGCGAGCGTGGCGCTCGACGATCCTGGCCTACTGACGGCCGCGACCCGATGCGCAGAGGCAGTGCTCGACCTGCACCTCGTCGACGGCCGGTTGCGGCGGGCCAGCCTCGGGGGAGTGGTCGGCGACAGCGATGCCATCCTCGAGGATCACGGGGCGCTGGCGACCGGATTGCTGACGCTGCACCAGATGACCGGGGACAGTTCCTGGCTCGGCGCGGCGGCCGCGCTTCTGGACATCGCGCTCGACCATTTCGCCGACCCCGATCGCGACGGCGGTTGGTTCGACACCGCCGACGACGCCGAAGCGCTGATGGTGCGACCGGCCGATCCGCTCGACGGCGCCACGCCGTCGGGCGCGTCACTGGTCGCCGAGGCGCTGCTGCTGGCCGCGCACCTGGCGCCCGCCGACCGGGCCGGACGTTACGGCGCCGCGGCCGAGGCGACGCTCGGTGGGGCCGGCCAGATATTGGCCAGGTTGCCTCGCTCGGGTGGACACTGGCTCGCCGTCGCCGAGGCGGCGGTGCGCGGACCACTGCAGATCGCGGTGGCATGTGCCGGGCCGGGTTCCGATTTGCTGGCCGCCGCGCGCAGGCTCGCGCCGGGCGGGGCGGTCGTCATCGGCGGGCCGGTCGGCTCCTCGGAGTTGCTGCGCGAGCGCGACCGGGTGGGAGGAGCCGATGCCGCCTACGTCTGTCGCGGCCGGACGTGTGACCTACCGGTCACCAGCGCCGGGGATCTCGCCGCCGCGGTCGATCCCCGGTAGCCTTCGCCCATGCCGACGCAGGAAGACAACGCCGCCACCGTCAAGCGCTACCTCGAACTCGCAGCCAAGGGCGATGCCGATGCGGTAGCCGAGTTGTATGCCGACGACGCCACCGTCGAGGACCCGGTCGGCAGCGAGGTGCACATCGGCCGCCCGGCGATCCGCCGCTTCTACGATGCCCTTCCGGCGAACGGCGCCCAGGCCGACGTCGTCACGCTGCGCGCGCTCGGCCACGAGGCGGCCTTTCACTGGACGCTGACGATCGATCTCGGCGAGAGCAAGATGGCCATCGACATCATCAGCGTCATGACGTTCACCGGCGAGGGCAAGATCGCCTCCATGAAGGCCTACTGGGGCCCGGGCAACGTCACCCAGCTCTAGAAGACGGCGAACCACATCGCGATGTAGTGGCAGGTCGCGGCCACTGCGGTGCAGGCGTGAAAGAACTCGTGATGGCCGAAGGTCGTCGGCCAGGGGTCGGGCCACTTCACGGCGTACAGCACGCCGCCGATGCTGTACAGCGCGCCGCCCACGATCAACAGCACCACTGCCGTGACACCCGCGCCGTGCATGATCGGTCCGATGAACCACGCCGCCACCCAGCCGAGCAGGATGTACAGCGGCACACCGACCCACCGCGGCGCCGACGGCCAGAAGCACTTGAGCAGTACGCCCGCGATCGCACCGCCCCAGACGATGTAGAACAGCACCATGCCGTCGGTGGACGGCAGCGCCAGGAGTGCGAACGGCGTGTAGCTGCCTGCGATGAACACGAAGATCATCGAGTGGTCGAGGCGCTTCATCCACTTGTGGGTGGTCTGCGACTTCCAGTTGACCCGGTGGTAGGCGCCGCTGACGGCGAACATCGCGACGATCGTGAGCGTGTAGATCAGCGTCGCGATGCCCGCCCTTGTCGACTGCACCGACCACGACACCGAGACCAGCGTCGCCCCGCAGATCGCGGCCACCACCGCCGCGTAGACGTGGATCCACCCACGCGCCCGCGGCTTGCCGATGAACGTCGCGACACCCTCGACGACGGCTTCTGGCAGGTCCTCGGCCCGTCCGTGCGGCCGACGGGTCCGCTCGGGTTCTGTGGCGTCGACGGATCGCGTCATCTCACCTCCACGAAAGCCTGCACTATGCCGGGGATTGCACTCACTCACAGTAGTCTGGATCTTCGTGGAGCTCATTCCCCCGCGTCTCAAGGAGCCGGCCTACCGGCTCTACGAGATGCGGTTGCGGCAGGAACTGGCGCAGTCCAAATCCGAACTGCCACGGCATATCGCGGTGCTGTGCGACGGCAACCGCCGCTGGGCGCGTGACGCAGGACACGATGACGTCAGCTTCGGGTACCGGATGGGCGCGCGCAAGATCGCCGAGATGCTGCGCTGGTGTCAGGAGGCCGGCATCGAGATGGCCACGGTCTACCTGCTGTCCACCGAGAACCTGCAACGCGCGCCCGAGGAGCTCTCCTCGCTCATCGAGATCATCACCGACGTCGTCGAGGAGATCTGCGCGCCGGCCAACCGCTGGAGCGTGCGCACGGTCGGCGACCTCGAGCTGATCGGCCAGGAGCCTGCTCGCCGGCTGCGCGACGCGGTCGACTCCACGCAGACCGAATCGCACGCCCAGACGTTCCACGTCAACGTCGCGGTCGGCTACGGCGGCAGGCAGGAGATCGTCGACGCGGTGCGCCAGCTGCTCGGCAAGGAGCTGGCCAACGGCAACACCGGTGAACAGCTCCTCGAGGCCGTCACCATCGACGCGATCTCCGAGAACCTCTACACCTCCGGGCAACCCGACCCCGACCTCGTCATCCGCACCTCCGGCGAGCAGCGGCTGTCGGGCTTCCTGCTGTGGCAGAGCGCGTACTCCGAGATGTGGTTCACCGAGGCGTATTGGCCGGAGTTCCGGCGGGTCGACTTCCTCCGGGCGCTGCGCGACTACACCGCACGCCACCGGCGTTATGGAATCTGATCGGGTCGGCCGATGTGGCACGTGACGATGGCGGCGCTGTCGGCGGTCGTCTTCGTTCTGAGCTGGTGGCTCGGGCTGTACCTGCTGGCCCGCGATCCACGCAAACCTGTCCTGGTGCTCGCAGCGATCGGACTGACCAGTTTCGCCGCGGTGGTCGCGCTGGACGCCGTGCGGACGGTCAGCGGCGCCGACGCGCTGGGCCGCGTCGAGATCTACCTGGTGGCCGTGCCGGGCATCGCCTGGTTCGCGGTGTTGATCGAGCTGTCGCGGCCCCGCGACAGCTGGCGCAGCAGGGCTAGCGAGCTGGGCCTGGTCGTCGCGGTGGCCGTGGTCGCGTTCGCGGGCGCCGCGATGGCAGGCGGGGTCGACGGACCGTTGCGCGTGGGCCACTGGGTGATGTTCGCCGCCATCTCGCTGTCGGCGCTCGGGGCGATGGTCTACGCGGTCCTGCGCCGGTCCCAACCGCGCCCGGTGGTGGGTTTCATGGTCATCGCGACGCTGTTCTTCGCGCTCGGCAACGCGATCCTGATCATCCCGCTCGGCCTGGTGCCCAGCTGGTTGGCGTTGGCGGCGACCGGCTTCGACGTCGCGCTGCTGGGCGTCGCGGTGGCGATCGGTGATGCGTTCGACGAAGGGCAGGCATTGCGGGCGGACATGCTGAGGTCGTTCGCGGCGACGTGTGTGGTCGCCGTGTTGTTCGGCGGTCAGGCGCTGGTGGTGCTGGCCGTCACGGGCCGCGACACCGCGCTGACGGTGCTGCTGTTCACCAGCCTGGGCATCGCGATCGTGATCAACGTGCTCGCCGACCCACTCGCGGGTGTGCTCGACCGGCTGGCGTTCTCCCGTTCGCCGGCGCTGCGTGCCGACCGGGCGACGCTGCGCAGCACCGAGGCCGCGCTGCCGCTGCGCAAGGACAACCCGCTCGACGGCGTCGACGAGGAGACCTTCGCCCGGCTCACCCGCCGCGCCCTCGGCCACTACGGCGACCTGTCCAAACTCGTGGCCAGCCCGCTGACCAAGCTGCCGGTCATCGACGAGCGGCTGGCCGCCCGCGGCGCACCCGACCAGCCGCTCGAGCGGGCCAACGAACTCAAGGCGCTGCTGGCCGACCGCATCGCCCGGCTCAAGCCGCGCGACAGCGGCGATTTCGGCACCACCGAGGAGTGGCGGTACTACAACTCGCTGTACTTCCCCTACGTCGTCGGTGTGCGGGCCTATGCGCAGAACGCCACCGCCGCCGGGCTGGACCCGGTGGCCCGGCAAGCCTGGCAGTGGTTCGTCACCGAGGTGCCGCAGCGGTCCCTGCACAACTGGCAGAACGCCGCGGCGCGCGTGATCGCCGCCGATCTGCGCGGCAACCTGGTGGCCGCCTCGGACTAGAGCGCTGAACTGCGGCTGGCAGTGATTGGCAGCGTCCGGCATCGATCTGGCAGTGCCCTGCGGGCAGTGTCGGTGTCATGACCACCGTCACCACCCGCTCCGTCGACACCCAGGATGATCTCACCGCGCCTGCGGTGGGCGACCTGCTGCGGTTCGCCCTGCGCGCCGATGCAACCTTGTGCGCAGCAGTCGGTCTCGTCATCGCGATGGCCGCCGACCCGCTCTCGCGGCTGTCGGGGCTTTCGCCGACCAGCGAGTGGATCGCCGGAGCAGCGCTCGTCGCCTACGGCGCCGCGCTGTATCTGGCGGCCGGCGTGCGCGACGTCCGGCGGGTCGGCGTGGGCGTGCTGGTCGGCAACGTCGCCTTCGCGGTGACCGTCGCGGGTGTGCTGATCGCGGGGTGGTTGCCGCTGACGCGGTTCGGCATCGCCGCCACGGTCGCCTTCACCGCCCTCACGCTGGCGTTCGCCTACGTCCAATACCTCGGGGTGCGTCGGCTAGACGCGACCTCCACATGACCGTCCGGAGCCGGCCCGCGCACGCGAGGAGCACGAAAGCCTCCGTGCAGAGGTTGCGGCGTCGGCTCCGGAACGGTCGTCCATCCCCACCCAGAAAGGAAGTTCGATGACCGCCATCTCCTCCCCGAAGCTCCATGAATCCACCGATTCGCTGCTGCGCTTCGCCATGCGCCTCGACGCGACGCTGTCCGGCCTGGTCGGTGTTGCGGGCATCCCGCTCGCGGGCTGGCTCGCTGAGATCTCCGGCACCACGAAGGCGTTCGAGTACTCGATGAGCGTGTTCTTCATCGTCTTCGCGTTGGCGGTTCTCGGGCTCGCCGCGTTGCCCTCGGTGAAGCTCTCGGGCATCGCGCTGGCGGCTGGCAACCTGGTCTTCTCGGTGGCCACCGTGGTGCTGGTGCTCGCCGACGTCTTCCCGCTGACCGCCGTCGGGGTGGTGCTCATCCTCGGCACGGGTGTGTACACGTTGGTCATGGCCGAGCTGCAGTATCAGGGCTGGCGCCGCATCAAGTCGTGATCTATTGCTGCTGCGGCCCGTTCGGTGCGCCGGGCGGGCCGCGAACATGTCAGAGCTTGCGCAGCCGGAGCCGGTTGATTGAGTGGTCGGCGTCCTTGCGCAGCACCAGCGTCGCTCGTGGACGCGTCGGCAGGATGTTCTCGATCAGGTTCGGCCGGTTGATCGAATGCCAGATGTCGCTGGCGGCGAAGACCGCCTGCTGGTCGGTCAGTGTCGCGTAGTGGTGGAAGTGCGACGCCGGGTCGGCGAAAGCCGTTGTGCGCAGGCCCAGGAACCGGTCGATGTACCACTGCTCGATGTCGTCGATGCGGGCGTCGACGTAGACCGAGAAGTCGAACAGGTCCGAAACCATCAGCGTCGGGCCCGTCTGGAGTACGTTGAGGCCCTCGAGGATCAGGATGTCGGGGTGCGCGACGATCTGCTTCTCCCCGGGCACGATGTCGTAGAGCAGGTGTGAGTACACCGGAGCACACACCTTGTCCGAACCCGCCTTGACCGCCGTGACGAATCGCATCAGCGCCCGACGGTCGTAACTCTCTGGAAATCCCTTGCGGCCCATCAGGTTTCGGCGCACCAACTCGGAGTTGGGGTACAGGAAGCCGTCGGTGGTGACCAGGTCGACCCGCGGATGGTGCTCCCACCGGGCCAGAAGTGCTTGCAGCACACGGGCGGTCGTCGACTTGCCGACGGCCACGCTGCCCGCCACGCCGATGACGAAGGGCACCGGCCGGTCCGGGTTCTGGTGCGGATCACCCCCCGATTCGCCCAGGAACTCCGCCGTCGTCGCGAACAGCCGCTGGCGCGCGGCGACCTGGAGATGGATCAGCCGGGCCAACGGCAGGTAGACCTCTTCGACCTCGAGCAGATCCACCTTCTCGCCGATGCCGCGCAGCTTGATCAACTCGTCCTCGGAGAGCTTCAACGGGGTCGACATGCGGAGGTTTCGCCATTGACTCCGGTCGAACTCCACGTATGGGCTGGGTTCACTCAGCCGCGCCATGGCCTCAGTCTTGCATTTACCGTTGACGACATGGACGCCAGCACCTCAGTTTCGCTAGTCCGGGAGTACCTGCTGCTCGGTCTGCGCTTCGACCGGGTGGAGGACGGCTACGTCGACTCGTTCACCGGAGATCCGGCGCTGCGCCGCGCGGTGGCCGCCGAGCCGCCGCCCGACCCGGCGGACCTGGCCCGTCAGGCGGAGGGTCTGCTCGCTGAGTTGCCCGCCGCGGGGCTCGAGCGGGCGCGCGCCGAGTATGTCGCCGCCCACCTGCGGGCGCTGGCGTGTGCCGGCCGCAAGTTCGCCGGCCAGGATGTGGGATTCGTCGACGAGGTCGAGGCCTACTTCGACGTGCACATCACCAAGGGGGACCCTGAGCAGTACCGCGAGGCGCACCGCCGGCTGGACGAAGTCGTGGGCGGCACCGGCGCGCTGGCCGACCGGATACAGGCCTACCGGTCCGCCGAGGAGATCCCGCCCGACCGCCTCGAGGAGTGCATCCACGCGTTCTCCAGCGCGCTGCGCGACCGGGTGCGCGCTGAGTACCCACTGCCCGACAGCGAGACCATCACCTACGAGGTGGTCACCGACAAGCCGTGGTCGGGGTTCAACTACTACCACGGTGAATTCACCTCGACGGTGGCGGTCAACGCCGACCTCAAGCAGCAGATGTCCAACCTGCCGCGTCTGGTGGCCCACGAGTCCTATCCCGGTCACCACACCGAGCACTGCCGCAAGGAAGCGGGCCTGGTGGGGCGCAGGGGGCAGGCCGAGCAGACCATCTTCCTGGTCAACACGCCGCAGTGCGTGATGGCCGAGGGCCTGGCCGACCTGGCGTTGCATGCCGCGATCGGGCCGGAGTGGGGTGCGTGGGCCGCCGAGATCTACGCCGACCTGGGCCTGCGCTTCGACGGGGACCGCGCGCGGACCATCTCGGCGGCGACAGCCGCGCTGGCCGAGGTGCGTCAGGATGCTGCCCTGATGCTGCACGACGAACACCGCGACGTCGACGAGGTCGTGGCGTTTCTCAAGCAGTGGTTGCTGGTCAACGACGAGCGCGCGCGCCAGATGCTGCGCTTCCTGTCCTCGCCGCTGTGGCGGGCCTACACCAGCACCTACGTGGAGGGGTACCGGCTGCTGCGCGGCTGGCTGGACGCCCGGCCCGACGGGGTCAGCCTCACGCAGCGATTCGGCACGCTGCTCGACGAGCCGCTGATCCCGTCGTCGCTGCGGGCGGCCTGACCCAACTGGATGGGCGCCGTCGTAGGCTGAACCTCATGACTGCTGACGCCGTGACCTCGAACGCTGCTGCTCCCGGCGCGGAGTACGCCGAAACCGCGAGCGCGGCGTACCGGGCCGCCCTGCAGGTCATCGAGTCCGTCGAGCCCCGCATCGCGGCGGCGACGCGCAAAGAACTCGTCGATCAACGGGATTCGCTCAAGCTGATCGCCAGCGAGAACTACGCATCGCCCGCGGTGTTGCTCACCATGGGCAGCTGGTTCTCCGACAAGTACGCCGAGGGCACCATCGGGCACCGCTTCTACGCGGGGTGCCAGAACGTCGACACGGTCGAGGCGCTCGCCGCCGAGCACGCCCGCGAGTTGTTCGGCGCGCCCTACGCCTACGTCCAGCCGCACTCGGGCATCGACGCCAACCTGGTCGCCTTCTGGGCGATCCTGGCGACCCGGGTAGAAGGTCCCGAACTGGCGGCGCTGGGTGCCAAGCACGTCAACGACCTGTCCGAGGCGGACTGGGAGACGCTGCGCAACAAGCTCGGCGATCAGCGGCTGCTCGGGATGTCGCTGGACGCCGGCGGCCACCTCACCCACGGTTTCCGGCCCAACATCTCGGGCAAGATGTTCCACCAGCGCAGTTACGGCACCGACCCGAACACCGGATTCCTGGACTACCAGGCCGTCGCCGAAGCGGCCCGCGAGTTCAAGCCGCTGATCATCGTGGCGGGCTACTCCGCCTACCCGCGCCGGGTCAACTTCGCGACCATGCGCGAGATCGCCGACGAGGTGGGCGCCACCCTGATGGTCGACATGGCCCACTTCGCCGGTCTGGTCGCGGGCAAGGTCTTCACCGGTGACGAGGATCCGGTCCCGCACGCCCACGTCACCACGACGACGACCCACAAGTCGCTGCGCGGGCCCCGCGGCGGCATGGTGCTCGCCCAGCCCGAGTACTCCGACGCCGTCGACAAGGGCTGCCCGATGGTGCTCGGCGGACCGCTGTCGCACGTCATGGCGGCCAAGGCGGTCGCGCTGGCCGAAGCCCGCCAACCGGCGTTCGGCGCCTACGCCCAGCGCGTCGCCGACAACGCCCAAGCGCTGGCCGACGGGTTCCTCAAACGCGACGGCGCGCTCGTCACCGGCGGGACCGACAACCACCTGGTCCTGCTCGACGTGACGTCGTTCGGGCTGACCGGCAGGCAGGCCGAGTCCGCGCTGCTCGACGCCGGCATCGTCACCAACCGCAACTCCGTGCCCGCCGACCCCAACGGCGCCTGGTACACCAGCGGCATCCGGCTGGGCACCCCGGCGCTGACCACCCGCGGCTTCGGGGCCGACGAGTTCGACCGCGTCGCCGAGCTGATCGTCGAGGTGCTGTCCAACACCGAACCGGCCCAAGCCACCGCCGGGCCGTCGAAAGCCAAGTACGTCATGGCCGACGGTCTGGCCGAGCGGGTGCACGCCGGTGCCGCCGAACTGCTGGATGCCAACCCGCTGTATCCGGGGCTCACGCTCTAGACACGCTCGGGGGTCGGAATTTTACGATCCCCACAGAATTGAGTTAATGTAACCGCATGGCACAGAAACCTGTACCCAATGCGCTGATCCTCGAACTCGAGCCGGTCGTGCAGCAGGAGCTGCGTCGCCACGTCGACACCGAGGACCTCTGGTACGCCCACGACTACGTGCCCTTCGACCAGGGCGAGAACTTCGCCTTTCTCGGCGGCCGCGACTGGGATCCCGAGCAGGTGACCCTGCCCAAGCACATCACCGATGCGCTGGAGATCCTGCTCATCACCAAGGACAACCTGGCGGGCTACCACCGCGAGATGGTCTTCAGCTTCATCCTCGAGGAGAAGTGGGGCCGCTGGATCGGGCGCTGGACGGCCGAGGAGCATCTGCACGCGGTCGCGCTGCGCAACTACCTCGTGGTCACGCGTGAGATCGACCCCGCAGCCAACGAGGACGTCCGTGTCGAACACGTCATGAAGGGCTACCGTGCCGACACCTACAGCCAGGTCGAGCGGCTGGTCTTCATGGCCTTCTTCGAACGGGCCCACGCGGTGTACTGCCGCAACCTCGAGGCGCAGATCGAAGAGCCCGTGCTCAAAGGCCTCATCGGTCGCATCGCCCGCGACGAGGAACGGCACGAGGAGTTCTTCGCCAACCTCGTCGCGCACCTGCTGAGCACCAGCCGTGCGGAGACCGTCGAGGCCGTCGGCCGCCGCGCCGCCGAACTCGGTGTCGTCGGCGGTGACATCGACGCCTATGCCGACAAGCTCGCCAACATCGACGGCGCCGGCATCTTCGGGCCCGAGCAGCTGCGCCGGGTGATCGCCGACCGGATCGCGGCCTGGGGTCTGAGCGGCGAACCGTCGCTGGCGCAGTTCACCTCTCGGTAACCGGAACTACGGCGCGCCTGCACGGCGCGTGTGCGGCAACGGGAGTAGCGTCGCGGTCGATGGCTAGCGACATGCTCTGCTATCCGGGCGGTACCGATCGTTTCGATCACGAGAGGACCGGCCCCGGTCCCAGTGCCGCAGTGTCCGCCGAGAGTTCGTGCGGGGCCGCGCGGGCACGAGGAGCGTCACGTGAGTGATTCGGCCGTCCGGACCGCGGTTCGCACCTATGTACTCGACACCTCCGTGCTGCTGTCCGATCCCTGGGCGGCCACGCGGTTCGCCGAGCACGAAGTCGTGGTCCCGCTGGTGGTCATCAGCGAACTGGAAGCCAAGCGGCATCATCATGAGCTCGGCTGGTTCGCACGCCAGGCCCTGCGGATGTTCGACGATCTTCGGCTGGAACACGGACGGCTCGATCAGCCGATTCCCGTTGGCACCCAAGGCGGCACGCTGCACGTCGAACTCAACCACAGCGACCCCACCGTGTTGCCCGCCGGGTTCCGCAACGAGAGCAATGACGCTCGCATCCTGACCGTGGCGGCCAATCTCGCCGCCGAGGGCAAGCATGTCACGTTGGTCAGCAAGGACATCCCGCTGCGGGTGAAGGCCGGTGCCGTCGGGCTGACCGCCGACGAGTACCACGCCCAGGACGTCGTGACCTCCGGCTGGACCGGCATGACGGAGGTCGAGGTCGCCGCCGACGACATCGACATGCTCTTCGCCGAGGGCGAGATCGACCTGGAAGCCGCACGAAACCTGCCGTGCCACACCGGAGTCCGGCTGCTGGGCGGCAGCTCGGCGCTCGGCCGGGTCAACGCCGAGAAACGGGTCCAACTGGTCCGCGGTGACCGCGAGGTCTTCGGTCTGCGCGGCCGCTCCGCCGAACAGCGGGTGGCACTGGACCTGCTGCTCGACGAATCGGTCGGCATCGTCTCGCTCGGCGGCAAGGCGGGCACCGGCAAGTCGGCGCTGGCGCTGTGTGCCGGACTGGAAGCGGTGCTGGAACGTCGCACCCAGCGCAAGGTGGTGGTGTTTCGGCCGCTGTACGCCGTCGGCGGCCAGGACCTCGGCTACCTGCCCGGCAGCGAGAGCGAGAAGATGGGGCCGTGGGCGCAGGCCGTCTTCGACACCCTCGAAGGGCTCGCCAGCCCGGCGGTCCTCGAAGAGGTGCTCGCCCGGGGCATGCTCGAGGTGCTGCCGCTGACCCACATACGTGGGCGGTCGCTGCACGACTCGTTCGTCATCGTGGACGAAGCGCAGTCGCTGGAGCGCAACGTGCTGCTGACGGTGCTGTCGCGGCTCGGCAGCGGATCGCGCGTGGTCCTCACCCATGACGTCGCCCAGCGCGACAACCTGCGTGTCGGACGCCACGACGGGGTGGCGGCGGTGATCGAAAAGCTGAAGGGGCACCCGCTGTTCGCGCACATCACGCTGCTGCGCAGTGAGCGCTCGCCCATTGCGGCGCTGGTCACCGAGATGCTCGAGGAGATCAGCCCCGGCGCTCTGCCTTGATCGCGGCTCCGCCGCGGAACGCCGGATCGTCGCTAGTTGCTGTGACCGCGCATCAAGTACCACCCGGCGGCCGCGGCTCCGCTCAGCGCGACCACCCGGTCCGCGCGATCACTCCTGGGTAGATCGAGCAGCGACACCAGACCCAGGACCGCGAATCCGGTCCGGATGGCGGGGTGGCTTGTCGCCGTCGTGACCAGAGCGGCGCTCGGGTCGGTGAGGGGCACGGGAGCAAGGTCGGTGCGCACCGGTCCTCCTGTCGATGGCTCGGAGACTTGGGGCGATTCGACGGTAAGCCCCGAGCCGGCTTGGGGGAATAGGGATTTTCCCTATCCGTACGACTCCTCTGGCCGCCCGATGTGACGGCCCAGCTCGGCGCGTGACTTGATGCCTAGCTTGCGGTAGATCCGGGCCAGGTTGGCCTCGACCGTCTTCGGGCTGATGAACAGCGCCGAGGCGACGTCACGGTTCTTCATGCCCGACGCGGCGAGCTCGGCGACCTGCTGCTCGGACGGTGTGAGCGCATCGGTACGCCGTGCGCTGACGTTCGAACGGGCCAGTTCGGTGCGGGCCCGCTCGGCCCACAGCGGAATGGTGAGCCGCTCGAACGTTTCGAGCGCCTCCTGCAGGTGCATCGAGGCCGAGTCCTTGTTGCGCAGCCGCCGCTCGAGCTGACCAAGCAGCAGTTGGGTCCTGGCCCGTTCGAACGGCATCGGCAGGCTCGCGTGCGCGGCCATCGCCTGTCGCGCCGCGGCGTGCGCGCCGTCGTAGTCGCCGCGGGCCGCGAGCAGCATGGCGCGGCACCGGCCGCCGACCGCCGTCATCCACGGGCGGTTCAGCCCGCGGCCGTTGCGCTCGAGCGCGGCGATCAGCGGCTCGGCCTCGGCGAACCGGTCCAACTCGATCAGCGCCTCCACCGCATCGGGTAGGTAGGAGGCGTTGGGCAGCTCGGTCGGCGTCGATGTCGGGTCGAAGTCGGCCAGCATCGGCTGTGCCGCGGCAACCGCTGCCTCATGGTTGCCCAGCGACACCTCG from Mycobacterium sp. IDR2000157661 harbors:
- a CDS encoding thioredoxin domain-containing protein, with protein sequence MSPAEPPGRNELAGAISPYLRQHADNPVHWRQWTPEALAEAVARDVPILLSIGYAACHWCHVMAHESFEDGQVAAVMNADFVCIKVDREERPDLDAVYMNATVALTGQGGWPMTCFLTPDGRPFFCGTYYPKPGFLQLLAAVTETWRTRRSEVEQASDRITGELRSMATGLPGGPPVHPALCDHAVAAVLADEDVERGGFATNRAAAPKFPPSALLEALLRSHERTGDLLPLEAVERTCTAMARGGIYDQLAGGFARYSVDASWVVPHFEKMLYDNALLLRVYAHWARRTGSTLARRVADETARFLIDDLAVGGMFASSLDADADGVEGLTYVFTPAQLREVLGADDGRWAATLFAVTDAGTFEHGTSVLQLPHDPDDPDRFGRVRTALLASRVTRPQPGRDDKVVTAWNGLAITALAEASVALDDPGLLTAATRCAEAVLDLHLVDGRLRRASLGGVVGDSDAILEDHGALATGLLTLHQMTGDSSWLGAAAALLDIALDHFADPDRDGGWFDTADDAEALMVRPADPLDGATPSGASLVAEALLLAAHLAPADRAGRYGAAAEATLGGAGQILARLPRSGGHWLAVAEAAVRGPLQIAVACAGPGSDLLAAARRLAPGGAVVIGGPVGSSELLRERDRVGGADAAYVCRGRTCDLPVTSAGDLAAAVDPR
- a CDS encoding nuclear transport factor 2 family protein, translated to MPTQEDNAATVKRYLELAAKGDADAVAELYADDATVEDPVGSEVHIGRPAIRRFYDALPANGAQADVVTLRALGHEAAFHWTLTIDLGESKMAIDIISVMTFTGEGKIASMKAYWGPGNVTQL
- the trhA gene encoding PAQR family membrane homeostasis protein TrhA → MTRSVDATEPERTRRPHGRAEDLPEAVVEGVATFIGKPRARGWIHVYAAVVAAICGATLVSVSWSVQSTRAGIATLIYTLTIVAMFAVSGAYHRVNWKSQTTHKWMKRLDHSMIFVFIAGSYTPFALLALPSTDGMVLFYIVWGGAIAGVLLKCFWPSAPRWVGVPLYILLGWVAAWFIGPIMHGAGVTAVVLLIVGGALYSIGGVLYAVKWPDPWPTTFGHHEFFHACTAVAATCHYIAMWFAVF
- a CDS encoding (2Z,6E)-farnesyl diphosphate synthase produces the protein MELIPPRLKEPAYRLYEMRLRQELAQSKSELPRHIAVLCDGNRRWARDAGHDDVSFGYRMGARKIAEMLRWCQEAGIEMATVYLLSTENLQRAPEELSSLIEIITDVVEEICAPANRWSVRTVGDLELIGQEPARRLRDAVDSTQTESHAQTFHVNVAVGYGGRQEIVDAVRQLLGKELANGNTGEQLLEAVTIDAISENLYTSGQPDPDLVIRTSGEQRLSGFLLWQSAYSEMWFTEAYWPEFRRVDFLRALRDYTARHRRYGI
- the coaA gene encoding type I pantothenate kinase, giving the protein MARLSEPSPYVEFDRSQWRNLRMSTPLKLSEDELIKLRGIGEKVDLLEVEEVYLPLARLIHLQVAARQRLFATTAEFLGESGGDPHQNPDRPVPFVIGVAGSVAVGKSTTARVLQALLARWEHHPRVDLVTTDGFLYPNSELVRRNLMGRKGFPESYDRRALMRFVTAVKAGSDKVCAPVYSHLLYDIVPGEKQIVAHPDILILEGLNVLQTGPTLMVSDLFDFSVYVDARIDDIEQWYIDRFLGLRTTAFADPASHFHHYATLTDQQAVFAASDIWHSINRPNLIENILPTRPRATLVLRKDADHSINRLRLRKL